Proteins from a single region of Peromyscus eremicus chromosome 9, PerEre_H2_v1, whole genome shotgun sequence:
- the Nudt18 gene encoding 8-oxo-dGDP phosphatase NUDT18 isoform X1, whose amino-acid sequence MASEGLAGALATVLGGKGLLVQSCDSEPPGKPLSPVRLRKNVCYVVLAVFLNEQDEVLMIQEAKRECRGTWYLPAGRMEAGETIVEAMQREVKEEAGLLCEPVTLLSVEERGASWIRFVFLARPTGGVLKTSKDADAESLQAAWYPRVSLPAPLRAYDVLHLVELGAKFCQQAMHPLILPQELPCSVVCQRLVATFTTVQAVWVLVGTVGTPHLPITACGFTPMEQRGGIKVATLRLLQECLTMHNLAVETKGLLGLQHLGKDHMDGICLNVLVTVAFRNPGIQDEPPKIRGENYFWWKILEEDLQKQLLHRLEGSSVIPLSR is encoded by the exons ATGGCCTCGGAAGGCCTGGCGGGGGCGCTGGCCACCGTGCTGGGGGGCAAGGGGTTGCTGGTGCAGAGCTGTGACTCGGAGCCGCCTGGCAAGCCGCTGTCGCCCGTGCGGCTGCGGAAGAATGTCTGCTACGTGGTGCTGGCCGTGTTCCTCAACGAGCAG GATGAGGTGTTGATGATCCAGGAAGCCAAGAGAGAGTGCCGGGGAACCTGGTACCTCCCTGCAGGGAGAATGGAAGCTGGGGAGACCATCGTGGAGGCGATGCAGCGGGAGGTGAAGGAGGAGGCTGGGCTGCTCTGTGAACCAGTGACACTGCTGTCTGTGGAGGAGAGGGGTGCCTCCTGGATCCGTTTTGTATTCCTTGCTCGACCCACAG GTGGAGTTCTCAAGACTTCCAAGGATGCAGATGCTGAGTCCCTACAGGCTGCCTGGTACCCACGGGTCTCTCTGCCCGCTCCACTTAGAGCCTATGACGTTCTGCACTTGGTGGAGCTGGGTGCCAAATTCTGCCAACAAGCCATGCACCCTCTCATTCTGCCTCAGGAGCTTCCCTGCAGTGTGGTCTGCCAGCGGCTGGTGGCCACCTTTACAACAGTCCAGGCAGTATGGGTGTTGGTGGGCACAGTGGGGACACCTCACCTGCCCATCACTGCCTGTGGCTTCACCCCGATGGAGCAAAGGGGTGGCATCAAGGTGGCCACCCTGCGGCTGCTACAGGAGTGTCTGACTATGCACAATTTGGCAGTGGAGACCAAGGGGTTGCTTGGACTGCAACACCTGGGCAAAGACCACATGGATGGTATCTGCCTGAATGTGCTAGTGACGGTGGCTTTTCGGAACCCGGGAATCCAAGATGAGCCCCCAAAGATTCGGGGCGAGAACTACTTTTGGTGGAAGATATTAGAGGAAGACTTGCAAAAGCAGCTTCTACACAGACTGGAGGGATCTTCTGTCATCCCCCTGAGCAGATAG
- the Hr gene encoding lysine-specific demethylase hairless — protein MESMPSFLKDTPAWEKTAPENGIVGQEPGTPPQDGLRHGALCLGEPAPFWRGVLSTPDSWLPPGFPQGPKDTLSLVEGEGPRNGERKASWLGSKEGLRWKEAMLAHPLAFCGPACPPRYGPLLPEHSNGHPKSDPVAFRPLHCPFLLETKILERAPFWVPTCLPPYLMSSLPPERPYDWPLASHPWVYSGGQPKVPSAFSLGSKGFYHKDPNILRPAKEPLAVSESGLLGLAPDGHLQRACEAEGPSLHQRDGETGTGRQQNLCPLFLGYPDTVPRTPWPSCPPGLVHTLGNIWAGPGSNSLGYQLEPPVTPRCPSPGAPIPTGGCCSSHLTAREGDLGPCRKCQDSPEGGTSGPGESSEERSKVDSRACPPSHHTKLKKTWLTRHSEQFECPGGCPKKEESQATGIRALKRAGSPEVQGAARGPAPKRPSHPFPGTGRQGARAWPEVPDTSTGSKAEEVQRQEEQRGPQDGRISLQESRLQDTSCQAHLAGITQCQSCVRAAGDVGVLTSHSQKSQRLPLEEKPLEEEGSSASSEEGGGSDPEAPFNKRLAKHLLSGLGDRLCRLLRKEREALAWAQREGQGPARTEDSPGIPHCCSRCQHGLFNTHWRCPHCSHRLCVACGRIAGAGKTKEKAGSREQRTEECAQEAGHAACSLILTQFVSSQALAELSTGMHQVWAKFDIRGHCFCQVDARVWAPGDGGQQKEPTEKTPPAPQPSCNGDANRTKDIKEETPDSTETPAEERASRSPLPCPSLCELLASTAVKLCLGHERIHMAFAPVTPALPSDDRITNILDSIIAQVVERKIQEKALGPGLRAGPGLRKGLSLPLSPVRTRLSPPGALLWLQEPRPRHGFHLFQEHWRQGQPVLVSGIQKTLRVSLWGMEALGTLGGQVQTLTALGPPQPTSLDSTAFWEGFSHPETRPKLDEGSVLLLHRTLGDKDASRVENLASSLPLPEYCAHQGKLNLASYLPLGLPLHPLEPQLWAAYGVSPHRGHLGTKNLCVEVSDLISILVHAEAQLPAWHRAQKDFLSGLDGEGLWSPGSQTSTVWHVFRAQDAQRIRRFLQMVCPAGAGTLEPGAPGSCYLDAGLRRRLREEWGVSCWTLLQAPGEAVLVPAGAPHQVQGLVSTISVTQHFLSPETSALSAQLCHQGASLPPDHRMLYAQMDRAVFQAVKVAVGTLQEAK, from the exons ATGGAGAGTATGCCCAGCTTCCTGAAGGACACCCCAGCCTGGGAGAAGACAGCCCCTGAGAACGGCATTGTGGGACAGGAGCCCGGTACCCCACCACAGGATGGCTTGCGCCATGGGGCACTGTGCCTAGGAGAACCTGCTCCCTTTTGGAGGGGCGTCCTGAGCACTCCGGACTCCTGGCTCCCTCCTGGCTTCCCCCAAGGCCCCAAGGACACGCTCTCACTGGTAGAGGGTGAGGGTCCTCGGAACGGGGAGAGAAAGGCCAGCTGGCTGGGCAGCAAGGAAGGACTGCGCTGGAAGGAAGCGATGCTGGCCCATCCACTGGCCTTCTGTGGGCCAGCGTGCCCACCTCGCTACGGCCCCCTGTTACCTGAGCATAGTAATGGCCACCCCAAGAGTGACCCTGTGGCCTTTCGACCCTTGCACTGCCCTTTCCTGCTGGAGACCAAGATTCTAGAGCGAGCACCTTTCTGGGTTCCCACCTGCTTGCCGCCCTACCTGATGTCCAGCCTGCCCCCAGAGCGTCCATATGACTGGCCTTTGGCCTCTCACCCCTGGGTATACTCCGGGGGCCAGCCAAAAGTGCCCTCTGCCTTCAGCTTAGGCAGCAAG GGCTTCTACCACAAGGATCCGAACATCCTCAGGCCAGCAAAGGAACCCTTGGCAGTGTCAGAGTCTGGGTTGTTGGGCTTAGCCCCTGATGGGCATCTCCAGCGAGCTTGTGAGGCAGAAGGTCCCTCACTTCAccagagggatggggagacaggCACTGGCAGGCAGCAGAATCTTTGCCCACTTTTCTTGGGGTACCCAGACACTGTTCCTCGGACCCCCTGGCCCTCTTGTCCCCCAGGCCTAGTTCACACTCTTGGCAACATTTGGGCCGGGCCAGGAAGCAATAGCCTTGGGTATCAGCTGGAACCACCAGTCACACCAAGATGCCCGTCTCCTGGAGCTCCCATTCCTACGGGCGGCTGTTGCTCATCCCACCTAACTGCAAGAGAGGGGGATCTTGGCCCCTGTAGGAAATGCCAGGATAGCCCAGAGGGTGGTACCAGTGGGCCAGGTGAATCCAGCGAAGAGAGGAGCAAGGTTGACTCCAGGGCCTGCCCCCCAAGCCATCACACCAAGCTAAAGAAGACCTGGCTCACACGCCACTCAGAACAGTTTGAGTGCCCAGGTGGTTGTCCTAAGAAGGAAGAGAGTCAGGCCACTGGGATCCGGGCACTCAAGAGGGCAGGCAGTCCAGAGGTTCAGGGAGCAGCAAGGGGCCCAGCTCCCAAACGCCCATCCCACCCTTTCCCAGGCACTGGGAGGCAGGGGGCCAGGGCTTGGCCGGAGGTACCAGACACATCCACAGGAAGCAAGGCGGAGGAGGTCCAGCggcaggaggagcagagag GACCCCAAGATGGCAGGATTAGCCTCCAGGAATCCAGGCTTCAGGATACATCTTGCCAGGCTCACTTAGCAGGTATCACTCAGTGCCAGAGTTGTGTCCGGGCAGCTGGAGATGTAGGAGTGCTGACCAGCCACTCCCAGAAATCACAGAG gTTGCCCCTGGAAGAGAAGCCGTTGGAGGAGGAGGGTTCCTCTGCCAGCTCcgaggagggaggagggtctgACCCAGAAGCCCCCTTCAACAAGCGGCTGGCCAAGCACCTGCTGAGTGGTTTGGGCGACCGACTCTGCCGCCtgctgaggaaggagagggaggctcTTGCCTGGGCACAGCGTGAAG gccaggggccagccaggacAGAGGACAGCCCAGGCATTCCACACTGCTGCAGCCGTTGCCAGCATGGACTCTTCAACACCCACTGGAGATGCCCCCACTGCAGCCACCGGCTGTGTGTAGCCTGTGGGCGCATAGCCGGAGCTGGCAAGACCAAGGAGAAAGCAG GCTCTCGGGAGCAGCGCACAGAGGAGTGTGCCCAGGAGGCTGGGCATGCTGCCTGTTCCCTGATTCTGACCCAGTTTGTCTCCAGCCAGG CGCTGGCAGAACTGAGCACTGGGATGCACCAGGTCTGGGCCAAGTTTGACATCCGGGGCCACTGTTTCTGCCAAGTGGATGCCCGAGTGTGGGCCCCTGGGGATGGGGGTCAGCAG AAAGAACCAACAGAGAAAACTCCCCCAGCTCCACAACCTTCCTGCAATGGAGATGCCAACAGGACCAAGGACATCAAAGAAG AGACCCCAGACTCCACTGAGACCCCAGCAGAGGAGCGTGCTAGCCGATCACCCCTTCCTTGTCCCTCTCTCTGTGAACTGCTAGCCTCCACTGCGGTCAAACTCTGCCTGGGGCATGAGCGGATTCACATGGCCTTTGCGCCCGTCACCCCGGCTCTGCCCAGT gATGACCGCATTACCAACATCCTAGACAGCATTATTGCCCAGGTAGTAGAACGGAAGATCCAGGAGAAAGCCTTGGGGCCAGGCCTTCGAGCGGGGCCAGGCTTACGCAAGGGCCTGAGCCTGCCCCTGTCACCGGTGCGAACCCGGCTGTCTCCTCCTGGGGCTTTGCTGTGGCTGCAGGAGCCCAGGCCTAGGCATGGCTTTCACCTCTTCCAGGAACACTGGCGGCAGGGCCAG CCTGTGTTAGTGTCGGGCATCCAGAAGACGCTGAGAGTTAGCCTGTGGGGAATGGAAGCTCTTGGGACACTCGGTGGCCAGGTACAGACACTGACTGCCCTCGGGCCTCCCCAGCCCACAAGCCTGGACAGCACAGCATTCTGGGAAGGATTCTCTCACCCTGAGA CACGTCCAAAGTTAGATGAGGGCTCCGTCCTCCTGCTACACCGAACCCTGGGGGACAAGGATGCTAGCAG GGTGGAGAACCTTGCCtccagccttccactcccagagTACTGTGCCCACCAAGGGAAACTCAACCTAGCTTCCTACCTCCCCCTGGGCCTCCCCCTGCATCCACTGGAGCCCCAGCTCTGGGCAGCCTATG GTGTGAGCCCACACCGTGGACACCTGGGGACCAAGAACCTATGTGTAGAGGTGTCTGACCTAATCAGTATCCTGGTGCACGCCGAggcacagctgcctgcctggcacCGAGCACAGAAAG ATTTCCTCTCAGGCCTGGATGGGGAGGGGCTCTGGTCGCCAGGTAGCCAGACCAGCACTGTGTGGCACGTGTTCCGGGCCCAGGATGCCCAGCGCATCCGTCGCTTTCTCCAGatg gTGTGCCCAGCTGGAGCAGGGACCTTGGAGCCCGGCGCCCCAGGCAGCTGCTACTTGGATGCAGGATTGCGTCGTCGTCTAAGGGAGGAGTGGGGTGTGAGCTGCTGGACTCTGCTGCAAGCCCCTGGAGAGGCCGTGCTGGTGCCTGCTGGGGCACCCCATCAG GTGCAGGGCCTGGTGAGCACAATCAGCGTCACCcagcacttcctgtctcctgagacctctgccctctctgctcagctctgccACCAGGGAGCCAGCCTGCCCCCTGACCACCGTATGCTTTATGCCCAG aTGGATCGGGCTGTGTTCCAGGCGGTGAAGGTGGCTGTAGGGACATTACAGGAAGCTAAATAG
- the Nudt18 gene encoding 8-oxo-dGDP phosphatase NUDT18 isoform X2 produces MIQEAKRECRGTWYLPAGRMEAGETIVEAMQREVKEEAGLLCEPVTLLSVEERGASWIRFVFLARPTGGVLKTSKDADAESLQAAWYPRVSLPAPLRAYDVLHLVELGAKFCQQAMHPLILPQELPCSVVCQRLVATFTTVQAVWVLVGTVGTPHLPITACGFTPMEQRGGIKVATLRLLQECLTMHNLAVETKGLLGLQHLGKDHMDGICLNVLVTVAFRNPGIQDEPPKIRGENYFWWKILEEDLQKQLLHRLEGSSVIPLSR; encoded by the exons ATGATCCAGGAAGCCAAGAGAGAGTGCCGGGGAACCTGGTACCTCCCTGCAGGGAGAATGGAAGCTGGGGAGACCATCGTGGAGGCGATGCAGCGGGAGGTGAAGGAGGAGGCTGGGCTGCTCTGTGAACCAGTGACACTGCTGTCTGTGGAGGAGAGGGGTGCCTCCTGGATCCGTTTTGTATTCCTTGCTCGACCCACAG GTGGAGTTCTCAAGACTTCCAAGGATGCAGATGCTGAGTCCCTACAGGCTGCCTGGTACCCACGGGTCTCTCTGCCCGCTCCACTTAGAGCCTATGACGTTCTGCACTTGGTGGAGCTGGGTGCCAAATTCTGCCAACAAGCCATGCACCCTCTCATTCTGCCTCAGGAGCTTCCCTGCAGTGTGGTCTGCCAGCGGCTGGTGGCCACCTTTACAACAGTCCAGGCAGTATGGGTGTTGGTGGGCACAGTGGGGACACCTCACCTGCCCATCACTGCCTGTGGCTTCACCCCGATGGAGCAAAGGGGTGGCATCAAGGTGGCCACCCTGCGGCTGCTACAGGAGTGTCTGACTATGCACAATTTGGCAGTGGAGACCAAGGGGTTGCTTGGACTGCAACACCTGGGCAAAGACCACATGGATGGTATCTGCCTGAATGTGCTAGTGACGGTGGCTTTTCGGAACCCGGGAATCCAAGATGAGCCCCCAAAGATTCGGGGCGAGAACTACTTTTGGTGGAAGATATTAGAGGAAGACTTGCAAAAGCAGCTTCTACACAGACTGGAGGGATCTTCTGTCATCCCCCTGAGCAGATAG